Proteins encoded together in one Streptomyces sp. NBC_01216 window:
- the iolB gene encoding 5-deoxy-glucuronate isomerase, with amino-acid sequence MNSLHLPAGTTARGPYAVHVDPDRAGWRYSALRVLELGPGGTHLLDTGDSEWIVLPLTGGCTVHTDGEKLELLGRESVFDGVSDFAYVPRDARAQIASGAGGRFALAGAKCERRLPARYGPAPEVPVEDRGSGDQARRVHGFAAAGAFACDRLIAVEVITPGGNWSSFPPHKHDEHRPGEESELEEIYYYEIDPAGLGYQRVSPSRPGGADLLTEVRGGDVVLVPDGWHGPSIAQPGHPMYYLNVMAGPGPEREWKIRFHPDHSEGYQ; translated from the coding sequence ATGAACTCCCTGCACCTGCCCGCCGGGACCACCGCCCGCGGGCCGTACGCCGTCCATGTCGACCCCGACCGGGCCGGCTGGCGGTACTCCGCCCTGCGCGTCCTCGAACTCGGCCCGGGAGGAACCCACCTCCTGGACACCGGGGACAGCGAGTGGATCGTGCTTCCGCTGACCGGCGGCTGTACCGTGCACACCGACGGCGAGAAACTCGAACTACTGGGCCGCGAGAGCGTGTTCGACGGAGTCAGCGACTTCGCGTACGTGCCCCGCGACGCCCGCGCCCAGATCGCCTCCGGTGCGGGAGGCCGCTTCGCTTTGGCAGGAGCGAAGTGCGAGCGACGACTCCCCGCACGCTACGGCCCCGCGCCGGAGGTTCCCGTCGAGGACCGCGGCAGCGGAGACCAGGCCCGCCGGGTCCACGGCTTCGCGGCGGCCGGCGCCTTCGCCTGCGACCGGCTGATCGCCGTCGAGGTGATCACCCCCGGCGGCAACTGGTCCTCCTTTCCGCCGCACAAACACGACGAACACCGCCCCGGCGAGGAGTCGGAGCTGGAGGAGATCTACTACTACGAGATCGACCCGGCCGGCCTCGGCTACCAGCGCGTCTCGCCCTCCCGGCCGGGTGGTGCCGACCTGCTCACCGAGGTCCGCGGCGGGGACGTCGTCCTCGTCCCCGACGGTTGGCACGGCCCGTCCATCGCCCAGCCGGGACACCCGATGTACTACCTCAACGTCATGGCCGGGCCCGGACCGGAACGCGAATGGAAGATCCGCTTCCACCCTGACCACAGCGAGGGATACCAGTGA
- a CDS encoding DUF397 domain-containing protein yields the protein MRHLLCVAVEPHVTFQVIPFEKGAHAGMTGSSVHMDFPDADDPELVSLDTPAGDLFLESEAEIRRYESMFEHLQAVALGPADSLDLLAGVAEARGREEVCGVRHDPAASVWRSSGHSSGNGQCVEVRDDLPGTVPVRDGKRTAGPHLAFGARSWESSVGALKERRLG from the coding sequence GTGCGCCACCTCCTGTGCGTCGCCGTCGAGCCCCACGTGACGTTCCAGGTGATCCCATTCGAGAAGGGCGCACACGCCGGGATGACCGGCAGCTCCGTGCACATGGACTTCCCGGACGCGGACGACCCCGAACTCGTCTCTCTGGACACGCCCGCCGGTGACCTGTTCCTCGAGTCGGAGGCCGAGATCCGGCGCTACGAGTCGATGTTCGAGCATCTTCAGGCAGTGGCCCTGGGGCCGGCCGACAGCCTCGATCTGCTGGCTGGGGTGGCAGAGGCGAGAGGCCGAGAGGAGGTGTGTGGCGTGCGACATGATCCTGCCGCGTCTGTGTGGCGGAGCAGCGGTCACAGCAGTGGCAACGGCCAGTGTGTCGAGGTCCGGGACGACCTGCCGGGCACCGTGCCGGTCCGGGACGGTAAGCGGACGGCGGGGCCTCACCTGGCCTTTGGCGCGCGTTCTTGGGAGTCGTCCGTCGGAGCGCTCAAGGAACGTCGTCTCGGGTGA
- a CDS encoding nitroreductase family protein, with protein sequence MTATTEERWEPVHGAPYHPVPYRPERMEPAESLTRSAELRDRMGQRRTVRRFSSDPVPDQVVRDAIACAATAPSGAHQQPWTFVLVRDPEIRRRIREEAEREEEISYDGRLGEEWLAALRPLGTDAVKTHLTDAPALIVVFQQRYWLGEAGVKRKHYYVDESVGIAVGMLLSALHLSGLAALVHTPSPMRFLSQVLGRPENEKAFAVIPVGYPAEDCQVPDLKRKALDQVMVEV encoded by the coding sequence ATGACAGCCACCACCGAAGAGCGCTGGGAGCCCGTCCACGGCGCCCCCTACCACCCGGTCCCCTACCGCCCGGAGCGCATGGAGCCCGCGGAGTCCCTGACCCGCTCGGCAGAGCTGCGCGACCGGATGGGGCAGCGGCGCACGGTGCGCCGGTTCTCCTCCGACCCGGTGCCGGACCAGGTCGTACGGGACGCCATCGCCTGCGCGGCCACGGCACCCTCCGGTGCCCACCAGCAGCCCTGGACCTTCGTCCTGGTCCGGGACCCGGAGATCCGCCGGCGTATCCGCGAGGAAGCCGAGCGCGAGGAGGAGATCTCCTACGACGGCAGGCTCGGCGAGGAGTGGCTCGCCGCCCTGCGCCCGCTGGGCACGGACGCGGTGAAGACGCACCTCACGGACGCTCCGGCGCTGATCGTGGTCTTCCAGCAGCGGTACTGGCTGGGTGAGGCCGGCGTGAAACGGAAGCACTACTACGTGGACGAGTCCGTGGGTATCGCCGTCGGCATGCTGCTGTCCGCCCTGCACCTGTCGGGCCTGGCCGCGCTGGTCCACACGCCGAGCCCGATGCGCTTCCTCTCCCAGGTGCTGGGACGGCCCGAGAACGAGAAGGCATTCGCGGTGATCCCGGTCGGCTACCCGGCCGAGGACTGCCAAGTGCCGGACCTCAAGCGGAAGGCTCTGGACCAGGTGATGGTGGAGGTCTGA
- the iolD gene encoding 3D-(3,5/4)-trihydroxycyclohexane-1,2-dione acylhydrolase (decyclizing): MTVLTVAQALVRFLAAQFSERDGERRRLIGATWGIFGHGNVAGIGQALVEYADDPSCRMPFHQGRNEQAMVHAAVGYARQSNRLSAHAVTTSIGPGATNLVTGAALATINHLPVLLLPGDTFATRPADPVLQQLEVPHTGDVSVNDCLRPVSAYFDRITRPEALVPAALAALRVLTDPAATGAVTLALPQDVQTEAYDWPEEFFAERTWTVRRPRPGRAEIEAAAHAVGAAERPLVIAGGGVKYSGAEDALRVFAERGGLPVAVTQAGKGALPYDHVCEVGGIGHTGTGTAAALARDSDLVIGVGTRYTDFTTGSGTLFPAGVRFLNLNITGFDAHKQSALPVVGDARESLAALTEALGDRHGDTTRWTSAKRDWQRRTDAAYATPDEHARPTQTQVLGLLDTLVTGDDILVNAAGSLPGDLHRLWRVRSADQYHVEYGYSCMGYEIPAAIGVALAAPGRPVWALVGDGTYLMNPTEIVTAVQEGVPLKMVILQNHGYASIGGLSASVGGEGFATAYRYRAPDGTFTGAPLPVDLAANAASLGMRVLRAHTIRDLREALADARASTVPTCVYVETETADTVSGAPPAQAWWDVPVAETSTRSSAVKAREEYDRHVTARRRHL, from the coding sequence GTGACCGTCCTGACCGTCGCCCAGGCGCTCGTCCGCTTCCTCGCCGCCCAGTTCTCCGAACGCGACGGCGAGCGTCGTCGGCTGATTGGCGCGACCTGGGGCATCTTCGGGCACGGCAACGTCGCAGGGATCGGCCAGGCCCTCGTCGAGTACGCCGACGACCCTTCCTGCCGCATGCCGTTCCACCAGGGCCGCAACGAACAGGCCATGGTGCACGCGGCCGTCGGGTACGCGCGCCAGTCGAACCGGCTCTCCGCCCACGCCGTCACCACCTCCATCGGACCGGGTGCCACCAATCTCGTCACCGGCGCGGCCCTCGCCACGATCAACCACCTCCCGGTGCTGCTCCTGCCCGGCGACACCTTCGCCACCCGCCCCGCCGACCCCGTGCTGCAGCAGCTCGAAGTCCCCCACACCGGCGACGTCTCGGTCAACGACTGCCTGCGCCCCGTCTCCGCCTACTTCGACCGGATCACCCGCCCCGAGGCCCTGGTCCCGGCCGCGCTCGCCGCCCTGCGCGTGCTCACGGACCCCGCCGCCACCGGTGCCGTCACCCTCGCCCTGCCCCAGGACGTGCAGACCGAGGCGTACGACTGGCCGGAGGAGTTCTTCGCCGAGCGGACCTGGACGGTCCGCAGGCCACGGCCCGGCCGGGCCGAGATCGAGGCCGCCGCCCACGCGGTCGGAGCGGCGGAACGCCCCCTGGTCATCGCGGGGGGCGGGGTGAAGTACAGCGGTGCCGAAGACGCCCTGCGCGTCTTCGCGGAGCGCGGCGGCCTGCCCGTCGCCGTCACCCAGGCCGGCAAGGGCGCCCTCCCGTACGACCACGTCTGCGAAGTCGGCGGCATCGGCCACACCGGCACCGGCACCGCCGCCGCGCTGGCCCGCGACAGCGACCTCGTCATCGGCGTCGGCACCCGCTACACCGACTTCACCACCGGGTCGGGCACCCTCTTCCCCGCCGGCGTCCGCTTCCTCAACCTCAACATCACCGGCTTCGACGCCCACAAGCAGAGCGCCCTGCCCGTGGTCGGCGACGCCCGCGAGTCACTCGCCGCCCTGACCGAGGCGCTCGGCGACCGCCACGGCGACACGACCCGGTGGACGTCCGCCAAGCGGGACTGGCAGCGGCGCACCGACGCCGCCTACGCGACCCCGGACGAACACGCCCGCCCCACCCAGACCCAGGTCCTCGGCCTGCTCGACACCCTGGTCACCGGGGACGACATCCTGGTCAACGCGGCCGGCTCGCTCCCCGGAGACCTTCACCGGCTCTGGCGGGTCCGGTCGGCCGACCAGTACCACGTCGAATACGGCTACTCCTGCATGGGCTACGAGATCCCCGCGGCCATCGGCGTCGCGCTCGCCGCGCCCGGCCGGCCCGTGTGGGCCCTCGTCGGCGACGGTACGTATCTCATGAACCCCACCGAAATCGTCACCGCCGTGCAGGAAGGAGTGCCCCTCAAGATGGTCATCCTCCAGAACCACGGGTACGCCTCCATCGGAGGACTCTCCGCGTCCGTCGGCGGTGAGGGCTTCGCGACCGCCTACCGCTACCGGGCCCCGGACGGCACGTTCACCGGTGCGCCCCTCCCCGTCGACCTGGCCGCCAACGCGGCCTCCCTCGGGATGCGGGTACTACGCGCCCACACCATCCGTGACCTGCGAGAAGCCCTCGCTGACGCCCGAGCGTCGACTGTGCCCACATGTGTCTACGTCGAGACCGAAACGGCAGACACAGTGTCGGGCGCGCCCCCCGCCCAGGCGTGGTGGGATGTGCCCGTGGCCGAGACCTCGACCCGCTCGTCGGCGGTCAAGGCCCGGGAGGAGTACGACCGGCACGTCACCGCCCGACGCCGCCATCTCTAA
- the mmsA gene encoding CoA-acylating methylmalonate-semialdehyde dehydrogenase encodes MTKTVNHWIGGKTVEGTSGNWGPVTDPATGAVTTRVALASAEEVDAAVAAAKAAFGTWGTASLAQRTTILFRFRALLDANRDAIAELIVAEHGKVHSDALGEVARGLEIVDLACGITTQLKGELSTQVSHRVDVAAIRQPVGVVAGITPFNFPAMVPMWMFPIAIACGNTFVLKPSEKDPSAALKIAELLAEAGLPDGVFNVLHGDKVAVDRLLEHPDVAAVSFVGSTPIARHIHTTASARGKRVQALGGAKNHMLVLPDADLDAAADAAVSAAYGSAGERCMAISAVVAVGHIADELVEKIRERAEKIKIGPGNDPASEMGPLITAVHRDKVASYVKGAADDGCEVVLDGTGYTVEGFEDGHWIGLSLLDHVPTTAKAYQDEIFGPVLCVLRTETYEEGVALINASPFGNGTAIFTRDGGAARRFQMEIQAGMVGVNVPIPVPVGYHSFGGWKDSLFGDHHVYGNDGVHFYTRGKVVTTRWPDPSEAPSGVDLGFPRNH; translated from the coding sequence ATGACGAAGACCGTCAACCACTGGATCGGTGGCAAGACCGTCGAAGGCACGTCGGGCAACTGGGGCCCGGTCACCGACCCGGCCACCGGCGCCGTGACCACGCGGGTCGCGCTGGCCTCGGCGGAGGAGGTCGACGCGGCGGTGGCCGCCGCCAAGGCAGCCTTCGGGACCTGGGGCACGGCGTCGCTGGCCCAGCGCACCACCATCCTGTTCAGGTTCCGGGCGCTGCTCGACGCCAACCGCGACGCGATCGCCGAGCTGATCGTCGCCGAGCACGGCAAGGTGCACTCCGACGCGCTCGGCGAGGTGGCCCGCGGCCTGGAGATCGTCGATCTCGCCTGCGGCATCACCACTCAGCTCAAGGGCGAGCTGTCCACCCAGGTCTCCCACCGGGTGGACGTGGCCGCGATCCGGCAGCCGGTCGGCGTGGTCGCCGGCATCACGCCCTTCAACTTCCCGGCCATGGTGCCGATGTGGATGTTCCCGATCGCCATCGCGTGCGGCAACACCTTCGTCCTCAAGCCGAGCGAGAAGGACCCCTCCGCCGCCCTGAAGATCGCCGAACTGCTCGCCGAGGCGGGGCTGCCGGACGGCGTCTTCAACGTCCTGCACGGGGACAAGGTGGCCGTCGACCGGCTCCTGGAGCACCCGGACGTCGCCGCCGTCTCCTTCGTCGGCTCCACCCCGATCGCCCGCCACATCCACACCACCGCGTCGGCCCGCGGCAAGCGGGTCCAGGCGCTGGGCGGTGCGAAGAACCACATGCTGGTCCTCCCCGACGCCGACCTCGACGCGGCGGCGGACGCGGCGGTCTCGGCCGCCTACGGCTCCGCGGGAGAGCGCTGCATGGCGATCTCGGCGGTCGTCGCCGTCGGCCACATCGCCGACGAGCTGGTGGAGAAGATCCGCGAGCGCGCCGAGAAGATCAAGATCGGCCCCGGCAACGACCCCGCCTCGGAGATGGGACCGCTGATCACGGCCGTCCACCGCGACAAGGTCGCCTCCTACGTCAAGGGCGCGGCGGACGACGGCTGCGAGGTCGTCCTCGACGGCACCGGCTACACCGTCGAGGGGTTCGAGGACGGCCACTGGATCGGCCTCTCGCTCCTGGACCACGTCCCCACCACCGCCAAGGCGTACCAGGACGAGATCTTCGGCCCGGTGCTCTGCGTCCTGCGCACCGAGACCTACGAGGAGGGCGTCGCCCTCATCAACGCCTCGCCGTTCGGCAACGGCACCGCGATCTTCACCCGCGACGGCGGCGCCGCCCGCCGCTTCCAGATGGAGATCCAGGCGGGCATGGTCGGCGTGAACGTGCCGATCCCCGTCCCCGTCGGCTACCACTCCTTCGGAGGCTGGAAGGACTCGCTCTTCGGCGACCACCACGTCTACGGAAACGACGGCGTCCACTTCTACACCCGGGGCAAGGTCGTCACGACCCGCTGGCCCGACCCGTCCGAGGCCCCTTCCGGTGTGGACCTGGGCTTCCCGCGCAACCACTGA
- a CDS encoding Cgl0159 family (beta/alpha)8-fold protein has product MRAHHPEAVAEAAVRRRTRPLLRGRDRLLIIAADHPARGMLGVGDRPYAMADRAELLRRLRLALSRPGVDGVLASADILDDLLLLGALDDRLALGSMNRGGLAGAAFELDDRFTGHRPRDLARLGLDGGKLLLRIDPEDPGSLRTLHSAARAVDEMAGLRLPVFVEPFLCRRDTEGRLHTDLSAGAVTTSLAIASGLGGTSAYTWLKVPVTEPPDSMARVMESTTLPAVLLGGDPGPERDAQERAYEKWRGALRLPTVRGLVVGRTLLYPADGDVAGAVDTAASLL; this is encoded by the coding sequence CTGCGGGCCCATCACCCCGAAGCCGTCGCCGAAGCGGCCGTCCGCCGCCGCACCCGCCCCCTGCTGCGCGGACGGGACCGGCTGCTGATCATCGCCGCCGACCATCCCGCCCGCGGCATGCTGGGCGTCGGCGACCGGCCGTACGCCATGGCCGACCGCGCCGAGCTGCTGCGCCGCCTCCGCCTCGCCCTCTCGCGGCCCGGCGTCGACGGGGTCCTCGCCTCCGCCGACATCCTCGACGACCTGCTCCTGCTCGGCGCCCTCGACGACCGCCTCGCCCTCGGTTCCATGAACCGCGGCGGCCTCGCCGGCGCCGCGTTCGAACTCGACGACCGCTTCACCGGCCACCGCCCCCGGGACCTCGCCCGCCTCGGCTTGGACGGCGGCAAGCTGCTCCTGCGCATCGACCCCGAGGACCCCGGGTCGCTGCGCACCCTCCACTCCGCCGCCCGCGCCGTCGACGAGATGGCCGGACTGCGCCTGCCCGTCTTCGTCGAGCCCTTCCTCTGCCGGCGCGACACCGAGGGGCGACTGCACACCGACCTCTCCGCCGGCGCCGTCACCACCTCCCTCGCCATCGCCTCCGGACTCGGTGGCACCTCCGCCTACACCTGGCTCAAGGTCCCCGTCACCGAGCCCCCCGACTCCATGGCCCGGGTCATGGAGAGCACCACCCTTCCCGCCGTCCTCCTCGGCGGCGACCCCGGGCCCGAACGGGACGCGCAGGAGAGGGCGTACGAGAAGTGGCGCGGCGCGCTGCGCCTGCCGACCGTCCGGGGCCTGGTCGTCGGCCGCACACTGCTGTACCCGGCGGACGGCGATGTGGCCGGAGCCGTCGATACGGCGGCGAGTCTGCTGTAA